From one Cyanobacterium stanieri PCC 7202 genomic stretch:
- a CDS encoding Glyoxalase/bleomycin resistance protein/dioxygenase (InterPro IPR004360~KEGG: cyh:Cyan8802_3024 glyoxalase/bleomycin resistance protein/dioxygenase~PFAM: Glyoxalase/bleomycin resistance protein/dioxygenase~SPTR: Glyoxalase/bleomycin resistance protein/dioxygenase): MFHHVSIRTANIRRAIAFYQILGFSVMERFTTGYTLACWMEGLGSRIELIEIPEPKPAPDAFGDEHYVGYYHLCFDVGAYAHSLPQWLAELEQKFAQETKANPQEVKPLKILLPPQQQMIDNKVFEVAFIADDDGLPIELLRDFK, translated from the coding sequence CGAACATTAGAAGGGCGATCGCATTTTATCAAATCTTAGGGTTTTCGGTGATGGAAAGATTTACCACGGGATACACCCTCGCTTGTTGGATGGAGGGGTTGGGTAGTCGCATTGAATTAATTGAAATACCCGAACCAAAACCTGCCCCCGATGCCTTTGGAGATGAGCATTATGTGGGTTACTATCACCTTTGTTTTGATGTGGGCGCTTATGCCCATAGTCTTCCTCAATGGTTGGCAGAATTGGAGCAAAAATTTGCACAGGAGACAAAGGCGAATCCCCAAGAGGTTAAACCCCTGAAAATTTTATTACCACCCCAACAACAAATGATTGACAATAAGGTTTTTGAGGTGGCTTTTATTGCTGATGATGATGGATTACCCATCGAGTTGTTAAGAGATTTTAAATAA